TTGCAGGGACTCAGTgcttacatacagtatatacatgaGCTTTGCACTACTTTCCAAAACCATTCTGTCACTGAAAGTTTGTCAGAGATCCTTCAATGTGTAACAAAACCAATACTTTCTTTTATGGGCAAAGGCAAACACAAATAAGCAGATTAGACAAGCTTTACTTAAAATGCTCAAAGCAGGATGCGGTCAGTTCAATTTTAATACGATCTATACCATCACATATTCTTGAAGAAGAAAATATGCTTCTGGAGATGACCAAATTAAAAGAGAATTTTCCCCAGAAACAGTATTAAAACATAATGATAAGGTAAATTCCCTTCTGTCTTCATTCAGGAAGTTGAGGTGAGTGCACTGTGCTGAGTGATACGAGATGTAGGGAGGCAGGGGACGTCTGAGGAGCTGTTTGTTGGAGGGCCAGACCTCTCAGGCGTTGCTCCTTTCATCCATTGTGAAAGTCTCCATGGGGCCTTTGCTCAGCGCCTTGATGTCATCCAGGAGACTGGTTGGGGTAAAAATGTGAGAAGACCCTGCAATCAAAGTAAAAGAACCATCATGCCCCACATTAGAGCATAAAACACTTTCATAATTCTGCCAGCAGGTGGAGCAAAAGAGctggaaataaaacagataGTGGCTTTTATTCAGTGAGTGTTTCCCAGCCCAATAAATTCAACTGAAGTTTATAATACTGTGTcaaaaaaacagctttactTTATTTGAACGGCCACGGGATTTAATAAGAACTACAGAAATATTCCTTTCATAATCAGCAAATCCTCTGGAAATTTAAAGTGACGTCATACTGCTTTACAattcaaacagagagagaaagaggtgatTTAAGTAGTTATCTGTGTAACCTCACCTATGATGACCTCGCAGGACTTTACTGCCTGGGTGACCTCATAGGCAGTGCGCATCTCAGAGAAGCAGATTCCTCCTAAAACAAAGATGATGAGGCGTGAGCCGGTCCGGCGTTCGTCCTGAGCACTggctttgtgcttctgtcgGGCACTGTggagcagaccagagcagaaATTTACTGAGACTAAATTtcaaagagaaagtgagactgTGTGTTCAAGTCGTGGAAATAAATTACAAAATCGACACCATGGAAAGACAGATAAGGGGGAAGAGAGGGACGGATACTCAGAAACCACTCTAGATTTCAAAAGGAGATCCAGATCATTTccatttgtaaacaaacaaacaaacatcacacagctgaaggtgaaAGAAGTAGCAGAAATGATCACTGGGGGGCGCTAACTCACCACAttctttctttgtgcattttgactgtaaaagcaCATCTCAACTTTCTGTGTGTAAAATATCTCCTTCGGATCATTTTGCCATGTATTTTCTTCAGATGAGAATTAAAAAGACATCTGCCTCTCACTATTGACTAACTGACAGTGTAAAGCAATAAACTGCTATTCTTAATGAGTCATCTACCTTGTAAAACATTATTTGCAACACCTAAGGCAAAAGTGTTGGCTTTGACAGTCTCATGCAAGAGCTTTTGACGTTAAGTCTGTAATTGGGATCTAAAAGTCAGATCATCTACAGCAGAATTCATGAATTCTGGTGTTACCACCCATAAAAACCCTCTGTACCTGACAGCCCCGGAGCCGTTCCAGGCAGCAGGACACTCGGACTGGTGCGGCCACTCTCTGGTGTCAAGTCTGTTCTCCACAGCATCCTGAAAGAACCAGATTTTTAACGTCATTTGAAGAAGCCCCATAGAGACCACATCTCACTGGCAATCTGATATCATagatttgatttgacttttgCTTGTGCTTAATGAGACTTAAATTCACATGCACATAAGACTGAATTGACAGTTTCGGAGTTCAGCGGCTCAGTGGTCAGGGCTGGCACCAAAACGAGCAAAGTCCAGCAAATAGTTGTGACTGACCGACCCATCACGGCAGAGCAGTTTTGATTTCAGGTGGAGGTGCTACACTTCTCTTTCTGTGACCAAGAACCAAATCCCAGAAGTAAGACTATGAAGAAAGCACGTAACTACTTGACAATGTCTGCTGCTAACTACAACGTGCATCAGCAACAAATCTGCTGTTGAGCTTGTCTCAAAGGCTTTAAATTTTAATTGTGGTTCTAACCTGATAAGTCTCATCGTTTTGGCACTTAGAGCTTTTCACTTGTATTTTTACAGAGCAGATTGGTTTCAACTGATGTGTTAACTAGACTTTATGCTGCCTGCACATCAAAAAactctgtttcctgctgcaagCTCAAACTGTTTACAGGAAGCCAGGTGCTCGAATGGTTAAGACCGCTCAGAAATGGCCTTTCAGGTCATAACAGGAAAGGGAGGTGAAATTGAGGTGAAGACACAACAGAACATGCTATCTTTCAGATCTGCCAGATCAATTTTTAATCCACATTAACCTGCTTTTAACATTACAAATGCAGCATACACAAATCCCATTTCTAAAAAAATGTCTCTAAAAAGATAAACTCCACTTTCTTTATAGCCAAGAATTTCCTCTTATATGTTCAACAGGCATCACATGATGCCACCAAATGTAATTTCAGTTCTGTGGAATTACAGAACTATCTTATGACCAAAGAGTACTGCAGTTACTCTGCTACTTACTTCTGCACCCATTTCTGAGAAATGGACTCAACAGCAGGGATTTAAATCAAACAGCCTCAGAACTGATTCATTATGTCTTACAGCTCAACTGAACAgactcaaaacaaacagccacaaGCAAACTTATTCACAAGACAGAGTCAACAGGTAAAGTAGAATACTGTGTGCGCAATGTGCCTCTATTTAGAGTTCTTGAACTTTAACAAGGCAGCAGGTGACGGTGACATCCTACCtgttttaacacaaaacatgatcTCACCTAACCACAACATCCTCTTATATGGAGCACATTGAACATACAAAAAAAGCATTTGAGGATCAGTACAGGAGGTTGTTGTTGAAACAGAAGGATCATCCCCAGGGATCAACACACAACTGGTGCATTATTGAGTCTTATAGATGTGAAGATGTTGTCTTTTACAGACAGATGAAGCAGTacagaacaacacaaacatatatGTGACGCTGCTTATCAGATGACCTGAATCTGATAGCCATCTTTTGTGGTGCTTTTACAGTTCTGTTCATCAGTTTTCTCACGAATGGCATTCAGAGAGGGACTGGGTTAGCACGGTGACCTACATCGAGCTACATGTTGAGATATGTAAGACAAAACTTAGGTTAATGCCAGaacttcttttcttttaccTTCCCATCCTACATCCTGTCTATACCTAGTTTAAATTCTCAGGAGTTATGCCACCTAATTCATTATGGGATCAATAATTGCTAAACTTCATATTGTCCTTTgagtttatcttatttgtgaatttatgttatctgtgagtttattttatctagatgtgtttcatcttattttattttatcttattttattatcttttctttttcacacgggggttgcaacgAAAATTTCATtgccatgctcaatgacaataaaagcaatcttatTAAGCAAAATAAAGACCTGGAAAGAGGTATTGAAGAACTGTGTGTACATTGCATGCAGAAATGACAGATGctaataaaatacagtatacAATATGatcatctcctctctcactgACCTCCATCACATCTTTTATGACAGGAGTCCACCTGGAAAGATTGTACGTCTGCTCCTGGGAACGATCCCGTCTGGTCGGTTTGCGTGAGAAGAAAGTAGGCTAGAAGCAAGAGTACAAGAGACAATAAGAAGGATTCAGAGGCTGAAAGACAGAACTGAAGAGATGAACGAGACGAGAACATCAAGACACacagaatttaaaaaacaaaacaaaaaaaaccctgagtGAACCATGGTGAaaattttcctcctctccacatACCGATGTGATGATCGGGACCCCGAGTTCTTTCCAGTTCAGGATAAACTCTCGGTCGTCTTCGATCTTTACATGCTGGATGAGTTTGCTTAAGTTCTCGTCTGTTGTTCCTGTttacacacagcaaacagagtgaaaatCTCATGATATTTTATTGGTGCTGCATCCTCTCAGTCAAATAATCACCCAACAGTCTTAAGTGGAAATGAAATTATTtatactgcatgtgtttgtatgacATCATCTGTTatatcaaaattaaaacaactcATGGTGATGAGTAATTCCCAAGAAGGAAAACAGGCCGACTGCTCATAGTCTGGCTGACTGATTCTCATTGTCTTACACTCTACTTGTCTGTTGGTCACTCTGAAAGCTCCCTGGATGTACTGTATGGCTACAAGTCAAGATACAGAATGCTTGTGAACAGACAGTGAAGGGAGACCAgtctgctgcagaagaagatTGGTGTACCGCTGACGCTGAAGAtgtacagcagcacagctctgatCTTGTCATGGGTGCTGTATGggtgcagcagcacaggcagcagGGTCCTCATGGGATCCTTCACCTTTATCCCGTCCACGTCTGACCCCACAGCAAGGTCCTACACAGAGGTAAATCAttctttaaatcttttttttaatttaggcTGGGAATACTGTGTTTGCACCTTTAAATATCTATTCATAAGCCCCACATCTTTCACATCTGCAAGCTGAATAGTACAGCTAACACACTTGTATTGAGTCTCCTGAAGAGGCGGTCAGAAGTCAGTGTTTATTCATTAAGGAAGATGCTTGCACTCATGTGGCTTTCCACCTGGCATGTTATCCCTCCTCAATGAACCGCTCACTGACTTGTTCATGAAGGGTTGAGCGGTAAAAACATTTTGCCTTCGTTCCACCAAAACAGATGACGGAGCACGGACAGACCTGTTCAGCTTTGCAGAGTTTCTCCACGTTGTTTGAGAAATGTTTCATGCAGTCCTCGGCCAACTGCAGGTGAACAGTTTTCTAGaattcagacagagagaaaagtgaagGATAATGTGAACAGAAAGCACATGTACTATTACTGGAGTTTCAAAATCATTTCCTTTAAAGAAAGACGCCTATCATAGAGGTGATAAATTATGACTCtcctttctgctttttctgctgGAAACACGATGAGGTCAACTCCACATAATTCCAGGCTTTGGAGGCACCACACCCAACCACAACATAATAATCACATAGCTCCATAATTGTAGGAAGCAAGTAATATTAATGTTGAAGTCCCATTTGACCCTGGAAAAAATTCTAAAAATCTCAACTCGAGTTGAACAGATAAGCTTAAGGTAACAGCAAATGGTTACCAGGCCAAAAAGCAATTTAACTATACCGGAACTGCATACCTCAGTCAGCTGTTTACGGAATGCGGGCATCTTCTTCATCATTTGAGCCAAATTGCTGATTGTGATCTGGAAAAAAGTCACATGTTTGCTCAAGATATGCATTTAATATGAGATAGACAGCTCATCAGTGAAACACAccaaaagaaaccaaagcacTGTACCTTCCCATCTGGCTGCTTCTTGCTTGCAGATATTTCCTTTACCATCTTGGGGATTTGTCTATTGTAAGAAAAAaatggggttagggttagggttagggtgaggaAGACAGGAATGGACCACCTGCATCCTCCAGATCCTGCACACTTACTCTGAGACCTCAGCGATGTGCTTGTGCCTCAGCTTAACCCACAGCATGTCCTCCTCATTCAGCTGGGCCTGCTTCTCTGAGCCATCTTTAGACTTGTACCTGGCCAAAAACAATAACCAGATGATTGGTTTTAGCTGGAAATCTACACCTCTATACCTCTATGGTGACATGATGCACTGAGCATACGTATATGTGAATACAGTGAGATACAGTAGGAAAAGCTTGTGTTACTTGTAGGTGTCGTTCTGAATATCAATGAGGTCATAAGCCATGGCCTGGTAGGTCAGCTCATGCAGGATGGGGCTGACGGGGTCAAAGCCTCTCTCCACTATCAGCAGCTGGGCCTGGGTCTTTCCCTTACGATAGGAGGGAAACACACGTTAAATAGAACACTTAATTTTTTCTACTGTGGTTAGTATTTACAGAAAGTTCAAGTTTCTGGTGAAAGAAATATTAATTTAATCTTCTTAGGgcaaagaaatattttttttcttttagactACACCTTGTGTTGCGCTGTCAGTGGAAAATAATACTGTATTTTGCAGTACTCATTTACTTCCTGGGTTAAAGCCTTGTTTATTCTGTCAACATTCTTTGTTCTGCAGGCGTCTCACcttttttttgccactgtcaTCCAGCTCATAGTGTCTGGCCAGCTTGCTGTCCACCAGCTCTGCAAACGTCTTGGCGTTCTCCATGTTGCTGTCTCTAGTTATGACATAAATTGCTCCCCATCAGTCGTCACAGTCATGTTAATACATATCACACCTGCACTGGTTTACGTGTACACATGAATGTGTACATGTTGTATCTATACTGTGGGAAAcctaaaatcacattttatgtaAGAAAGTAAAAGCTGCACATGCTCGTGCTTGTTTTCTGCCACAGTTAGGTAACGTATTCCACGGTCTGAGTTCAAGCTCTTCTCACGAAAGGTCTCATTCTGCTTTGGGGCTGAGGTGTGTTTAAGGCAGAGAAACTAAATCTGCTCTGGCTTACTTCTTGTATCTGACCCCTGGGTACTCGTCCAACGTGGCACAGAGCGTGACGAGCTGGTCTGCGAGTGTCTCCAGTGTCTTCTTTTTGTCCTGACTGTGGGGACTGTAGATGCTTTGGAAAGCCCTTGGATTATCAAAAGTGAACACCTGGAAAACATTCAACACGGCAGTGTAAAAAAAACTATTGTTTAAGTGAACAATGTGAATGCAATCTTAAAATAAAGGATCATTTCTAGTCGGATTCCAAAACTAATGcctgaatattaaaaaaaatgaatgaaactcgATTTACTTTATAAAAATCACAACACAACAAGAATCTTAAGACCTTTTTGGGTTTTCAAAAAACAGGGAACAACCAGTTGGATTCTTAAGGCAGTAGAATGAGACACATTTTGTAAGATCATTACGTCATAATTTAAGCAGCCAACACCCATTAAAGATTCACTCTTTGCCCCAGTAGTAACATGACACTGAAGACACTAAAACAAGTGAAGTTTGTCTCAGTTAGCAAGTAAGAGTCTGgataaaaaaagaggaaatggggAATTACAAAAGGACATAAAAGCAACTACTCACTTGTGCCTCTTGTGGCATGAAGCACATGTTTATTTCCTTACAGACTCGTATGTACTTTGCACAGAACAGCTTCATATTGTTGAACAGGTCGTCGGGACAGTCTGCGGGAGCAAAAAGATACGACATGAAGACGTGTAGACTGCAGGCTCATCCAATAGACGcataaaataatattaaaaaaataatttcacccTTAAGCTTATTGCTGCTAGACGGCCCTGCTAATACCCATAATCCCCTTGAGtgcagacagcaaacaaatgtCAACATCATGAATAAAGCTTCAAACTATTCAGTACAGCCTTATCTATTATCATAGTAAAGTAGTGATTTATAAGTTACTTACAGTCAGTGAAGTAAACATATGCCGATTTATATTTGGGTTTGGACTTGAAGTCAGCAATAAAGGCCTCCACAcactatgaaatgaaatgaaatttgacATATCACAACAGAGTTTGGCAGAAAAACTTCAGAATgaaattttatttcattttgcagaAATTCAAACTTAAATCCAAATGCAATGTGATAATTAAAGGGTTATAATGGCAAACCTTAGCGGTGGGTGACATGAAGTAGATGGCCTTCATTTCTGGAACAGGCTCTCTGCTTCTGAACAGGTCCTCCACGACTGAAGAAACAAAGTATTTACTATGACCGAGGAGCTCCagacattcacatacacacttcaGTTAGCTTAATCTATTACCAATATTACATACTTGTTATTTTTTCTGCCATCAGATCTGACATTTTGCAGCATGATGAGAGGAGCTTGGTGGTGAAGTGGTCCAGAATCAAAATCTATGAAGAAGATAAATCGAGCAGTCAGTCAAATTAACACCACAATATAAAATGTTTCAAGATTGTGAAGCACCGCATGAAATGTAGTAGCAGCCAAAATGAGAAATTACAATTCTATTTTGAGCCACAGTGCATAAGTGGAATCAATCAGATAACAGTTGGATCTGTAATCTGGAGGATACTCAGTACTGAAGAGGATGGAGAGCTGTCCTACCTTCCATACTTCAGATTTTCTGCAGTCTGCAATAATTGTATCTTTTATCCCTGTGAGAGACACAGAACACGAGCgatgaaaaacaacactgaccGAAACCTGACTGCTTGACTCTAGTGTTTAAAGACTTGAGCTAGACAGAAAATCAAGTGATTGTACCTTCAACTATCCATTAGAAACTATAAagtataaatacatttattagGCTGGTCACAACATAAGCACAgaactgtttgctgttgtgtttcacaACTTTACGGTCTACAAATTTGCCTTCATTTTTGGTATTTCACCTACTAAATaataactgaaaaaaatgacagttaATCAGGTCACAGCAGTGTTCATGAGTGGTAGTGAATTAACTTTTCCATTAGACTTGCATGATAGGCCAGCTGTATTtcgagatgtgtgtgtgtaaattagTTAAACAAAGAAAGCATGTCATTCTGCTTACACTCTCTGgtttatgaaataaaacagtgtACAAATCGAGGCAGGTGAAGGGACTGTCTCGTATCTGATTTATCATTAGACAACATTATGTTCACCTGATGTTCATTCAGCTTAATGTCATGTTGGACTGGGATTATAATTTGTGAAGGATAAAGTTGAATCAAGACATCAGCATAAGCAAAAGCTGAATATAACGTGCACTACAGTTGTTGTATATGACAGCATCAATTTTACACAAGTAGCTAGCTTTACCTTATAAACTGAGTGTAACTTAGCCTCAAGTATTCCCTTATTTTAAACTCAACCCAAACAGCAAGCAGTCATCTGTGCGACATCTTTAACCACCATCTAACCCCTAACTAACCCCAACCACGGAGGGCAGCACCACAGGAAATGCAGgttagaagaaaaacacacttggACACCAGACATGTTTGGAAAAGTTGACGTTCATTTCGTGTCAGTTAACGTTAGCCTGCACATATGAGGTGGGGCTCCGACACTACGTGACCTCACTCCGAGCACTTCTCCAAAAGGGGGATACAAGAGTCAAAGACAGTGAAGTTACGATAAACAACGGCGCCAAGTGCTGACCCAAATGTCGTCTGTCGTTATCAACGTGACAACTAGCGATACCTCCACCAATCCAAGTTTGTCAACTTCCGTTGCGATAAACAGCAGAAACTCAACGTTCACTGTCATTCCAAGATGCAAAGTCACAAAGGAGgaaacatttaataaaaacacagcacgATGTTAATAGTCCTTTACGTTATGGAAGTATCCCGCTGTTTCAAACGAGCAACGAGCACTCTTTAATTGGAATGAACTTACTTTTCCAAACTACTCTTTTCAGCCCGTGATCTGAGCCAGTTGccatcttgctttttttttcttcctccgcGCCTCTCTTCCTGTCCCATGTCCTCACACGCTGACGTCATCTGCGTCATCAACTATGCG
The Chaetodon auriga isolate fChaAug3 chromosome 3, fChaAug3.hap1, whole genome shotgun sequence DNA segment above includes these coding regions:
- the stxbp3 gene encoding syntaxin-binding protein 3, translated to MATGSDHGLKRVVWKRIKDTIIADCRKSEVWKILILDHFTTKLLSSCCKMSDLMAEKITIVEDLFRSREPVPEMKAIYFMSPTAKCVEAFIADFKSKPKYKSAYVYFTDYCPDDLFNNMKLFCAKYIRVCKEINMCFMPQEAQVFTFDNPRAFQSIYSPHSQDKKKTLETLADQLVTLCATLDEYPGVRYKKDSNMENAKTFAELVDSKLARHYELDDSGKKKGKTQAQLLIVERGFDPVSPILHELTYQAMAYDLIDIQNDTYKYKSKDGSEKQAQLNEEDMLWVKLRHKHIAEVSEQIPKMVKEISASKKQPDGKITISNLAQMMKKMPAFRKQLTEKTVHLQLAEDCMKHFSNNVEKLCKAEQDLAVGSDVDGIKVKDPMRTLLPVLLHPYSTHDKIRAVLLYIFSVSGTTDENLSKLIQHVKIEDDREFILNWKELGVPIITSPTFFSRKPTRRDRSQEQTYNLSRWTPVIKDVMEDAVENRLDTREWPHQSECPAAWNGSGAVSARQKHKASAQDERRTGSRLIIFVLGGICFSEMRTAYEVTQAVKSCEVIIGSSHIFTPTSLLDDIKALSKGPMETFTMDERSNA